The Lewinellaceae bacterium genome includes a region encoding these proteins:
- a CDS encoding DUF1501 domain-containing protein yields MNSRRKFIRQFGLGALGVTTASTITQLKAINAAYLNNLVYNPYGDYKAIVCFFLNGGNDSFNMVVPRGNPEYDEYAVTRSDLAISQNELLPITPVTSDGKQYGLNPAMTNIHQLFNTGKVSFINNVGPLIEPTTKITYQNNSAPIPLGLFSHSDQLKNCQTGLPHVRTHIGWGGRMADLLNSMNTNQNVSMNISLSGTNIFQYGETLVEFAIDPYDGSPGIDGYDPLSTGFNAKRTEGIDLLLGVDHPDMFKKSYTDILKRSLDGSIEFRAAMEQIGNLNTFFSDNRISQSFKRITEVIMARDILGFKRQIFFVQMGGWDMHGELIDSHERNLKIVDKALFEFSNGLNEIGMFDGVTTFTISDFARTLTSNGNGSDHAWGGNALVMGGDIKGGDMYGTYPSLALGGPYEIHNGVLIPTTSNDEYFAELALWFGVSPSDLSTLFPNIGNFYDTGSSAGPMGFMNL; encoded by the coding sequence ATGAACTCAAGAAGAAAATTTATAAGACAATTCGGTTTAGGGGCGTTGGGTGTGACCACTGCTTCGACCATTACTCAACTTAAAGCCATTAATGCCGCTTATCTTAATAACCTGGTTTACAATCCATATGGCGATTATAAAGCGATAGTCTGTTTCTTTCTCAATGGCGGAAACGACTCTTTTAATATGGTGGTTCCCCGTGGCAATCCGGAATACGACGAATACGCCGTGACACGCTCTGACCTGGCCATTTCCCAAAATGAACTGCTGCCGATCACCCCGGTTACCAGCGATGGAAAACAGTATGGTCTGAATCCTGCGATGACCAACATCCATCAATTGTTCAACACAGGCAAAGTCTCCTTTATCAATAATGTGGGTCCATTGATAGAGCCGACCACAAAAATTACCTATCAAAATAATAGTGCGCCCATACCCCTGGGGTTGTTTTCCCATTCGGATCAGTTGAAGAACTGTCAGACGGGTTTGCCCCATGTCAGAACCCATATCGGTTGGGGAGGGAGAATGGCGGATTTGCTCAACTCCATGAATACGAATCAAAATGTGTCGATGAATATTTCCCTCTCTGGTACGAATATTTTTCAATACGGAGAGACGCTGGTTGAATTTGCCATTGACCCGTATGACGGAAGTCCTGGAATTGACGGGTATGATCCATTGTCGACAGGTTTTAATGCAAAAAGGACCGAAGGAATCGATCTTTTGCTCGGAGTAGATCATCCCGATATGTTTAAAAAGTCATACACCGATATTCTGAAAAGAAGCCTTGACGGCAGTATTGAATTCAGGGCCGCCATGGAGCAGATCGGCAATTTGAATACCTTCTTTTCCGACAACCGTATTTCACAAAGCTTCAAGCGAATCACCGAGGTGATCATGGCCCGGGATATTCTCGGCTTTAAACGACAGATATTTTTCGTGCAAATGGGTGGTTGGGATATGCATGGAGAATTAATTGATTCCCACGAAAGGAACCTTAAGATTGTTGATAAGGCTTTATTTGAATTTTCCAATGGATTGAATGAAATAGGTATGTTCGATGGGGTGACGACCTTTACGATATCAGATTTTGCAAGAACGTTAACCTCCAACGGCAACGGAAGTGATCATGCCTGGGGCGGCAACGCATTGGTGATGGGCGGTGATATCAAGGGAGGGGATATGTATGGGACCTATCCTTCATTGGCGCTGGGAGGACCGTATGAAATTCATAATGGCGTACTGATCCCCACTACCTCCAATGATGAATATTTCGCTGAACTGGCTTTGTGGTTTGGTGTTAGTCCGTCGGATTTAAGTACGCTGTTTCCGAATATCGGCAATTTTTACGATACGGGGTCTTCGGCGGGGCCTATGGGGTTTATGAACCTTTAA
- a CDS encoding DUF1800 domain-containing protein, with amino-acid sequence MRVLFLLPFLCYSILLSSQTYGDYIGGGHDQNITVTTSSDFQPPGWEEIAEGSNTLTISGLTGKLIDAGRFLAQATLGANRSTIDSVAKMDFGAWINQQYALPPTFVRPLIQEIYDTTFQRFLAAGGDTMDYPQIPSNVHFDYAWWQANMTNEDLLRQRIAFALSEIFVISFYSELDKYGEGVASYYDMLIENAFGNFKDILTDVTLHPCMGFYLTHLNNPKSDPAHYIHPDENFAREMMQLMTIGLYELNQDGTRVQDNQGHDIPTYDNDDIKEFAKIYTGLGGGATISLPDTVIVPAFGRGIQIIDMAEPMVMYENYHEPGPKYLLNGFVVPAGQTGMEDINAAIDHLFNHPNTGPFIGKQLIQRLVKSNPSPAYVSRVAAAFNDNGAGVRGDMKAVIKAVLLDEEARTCEWYNDPVQGKLKEPIIRYTHFARALGGFSENGNFWNYGFDYNDDAGQHPMYSYSVFNFYWPDFQPIGPIGDQGFFAPEFQVYNSRTSIGFVNFVNEWAVNETLLRTRENPDNIVYTNLDDLLTYAEDTEILINELDILLTNGMLKDDTRQIITTIVDPIEDMFEKVKLTIYLMVISSDYNILK; translated from the coding sequence ATGAGAGTATTATTCCTATTACCCTTTTTATGCTATTCCATTCTGCTAAGCTCCCAAACCTATGGGGACTACATCGGTGGCGGTCATGATCAGAATATTACCGTGACCACGAGTAGTGATTTCCAGCCTCCGGGATGGGAAGAGATTGCAGAAGGCTCCAACACGCTGACCATTTCAGGACTTACGGGAAAGCTTATCGATGCCGGCCGCTTTTTGGCCCAGGCCACTTTGGGAGCCAACAGAAGTACCATCGATTCCGTTGCGAAAATGGACTTTGGAGCCTGGATCAATCAACAGTATGCTTTGCCACCGACGTTTGTCCGACCACTTATCCAGGAAATTTATGATACGACCTTTCAACGCTTTCTCGCGGCCGGAGGGGATACCATGGATTATCCGCAAATCCCTTCCAATGTGCATTTTGACTACGCCTGGTGGCAAGCCAACATGACGAATGAGGATCTGTTAAGGCAAAGGATCGCTTTTGCCCTGAGCGAAATTTTTGTGATCTCGTTTTATTCAGAACTGGACAAGTACGGCGAAGGCGTGGCGAGTTATTACGACATGCTGATTGAAAATGCCTTTGGGAATTTTAAGGATATTCTGACCGATGTGACCCTGCATCCGTGTATGGGATTTTACCTGACACACCTGAATAATCCTAAATCCGATCCCGCCCATTACATTCATCCCGATGAAAATTTTGCGAGAGAGATGATGCAGTTGATGACCATAGGGTTGTATGAACTGAACCAGGATGGCACAAGGGTGCAGGACAATCAAGGTCACGATATTCCGACTTATGATAATGATGATATCAAGGAGTTTGCCAAAATATATACCGGGCTTGGAGGCGGAGCTACCATTTCGCTGCCGGATACGGTAATCGTGCCTGCGTTTGGCAGGGGCATCCAAATAATAGATATGGCGGAACCGATGGTGATGTATGAAAATTACCACGAACCCGGCCCCAAATACTTGTTAAACGGTTTTGTAGTGCCCGCCGGTCAAACAGGTATGGAAGACATAAATGCTGCCATCGATCATCTGTTCAATCATCCTAATACAGGGCCTTTCATTGGAAAACAACTGATACAGCGATTGGTGAAATCAAATCCATCGCCTGCATATGTCTCACGGGTGGCTGCGGCATTCAATGATAATGGTGCCGGCGTCAGAGGCGATATGAAAGCAGTTATCAAGGCTGTTTTGCTGGATGAAGAAGCGCGAACTTGTGAATGGTACAATGACCCTGTTCAGGGGAAACTTAAAGAGCCGATTATCCGATACACCCATTTTGCCAGGGCACTCGGCGGTTTCAGTGAGAACGGAAATTTCTGGAATTACGGCTTTGATTACAACGACGATGCCGGACAGCATCCCATGTATTCCTATTCGGTTTTTAACTTTTACTGGCCTGATTTTCAGCCCATTGGACCTATTGGCGACCAGGGGTTTTTTGCACCCGAATTCCAGGTTTACAATTCAAGGACCAGCATCGGATTTGTGAATTTTGTCAATGAATGGGCCGTTAACGAAACCCTTTTAAGAACAAGGGAGAATCCTGATAATATTGTTTACACCAATCTGGATGATCTGCTGACCTATGCGGAAGACACCGAGATCCTGATCAATGAGCTGGATATTCTACTGACCAATGGCATGCTCAAAGACGATACGCGACAAATCATAACGACCATTGTAGACCCGATAGAAGATATGTTTGAAAAAGTGAAATTGACTATTTACCTGATGGTAATCAGCTCTGATTATAATATTCTGAAATAA
- a CDS encoding YtxH domain-containing protein, whose amino-acid sequence MKSGKVVLGLLAGVAAGALAGILFAPAKGTKTRKRILKKGENYVDALKGKFDELLDEVTGQFEKVKEEMAGYAEKTLSNPEVAAKNGKKAEV is encoded by the coding sequence ATGAAATCAGGAAAAGTGGTATTAGGATTGCTCGCCGGCGTTGCCGCAGGTGCATTGGCAGGAATATTGTTTGCCCCTGCAAAAGGAACAAAAACAAGGAAAAGGATATTAAAGAAAGGGGAGAATTACGTCGATGCGTTAAAGGGAAAATTTGATGAATTACTCGATGAAGTTACCGGGCAATTTGAAAAAGTAAAAGAAGAAATGGCCGGCTACGCTGAAAAAACACTGTCTAACCCGGAAGTAGCTGCAAAAAACGGAAAAAAAGCTGAAGTGTAA
- a CDS encoding CsbD family protein: MNITEVKGNWDEHKGLLKQKFAILTDSDLLFEEGKKDEMYGKLQIKLGKTKEELHKIIELL, encoded by the coding sequence ATGAACATTACAGAAGTAAAAGGAAACTGGGATGAGCATAAAGGTCTGCTCAAACAGAAATTTGCAATCTTAACAGACAGTGATCTTTTGTTTGAAGAAGGCAAAAAAGATGAAATGTATGGTAAACTTCAAATAAAACTTGGTAAAACAAAAGAAGAGTTACACAAAATTATTGAATTACTTTAA
- a CDS encoding PorT family protein yields the protein MKARKISLILVFALFVSAAIAQTVGNGKTSIAILGGVNFQNLNGENLSGDKLENDLIIGYHFGVNAQIPVAPEFYFQPGLLFSTKGAKSTISTLTNTTRLSYIELPLNFVYKGLLGSGYFMIGLGPYVGYGIVGKALYEDGSVSSESDIKFKKEVVSGDPLTTTYIKPFDAGGNIFFGYEMAGGLFVLLNAQLGMINIKPDHYLTPDDSSTLKNTGYGISIGYRF from the coding sequence ATGAAAGCAAGAAAAATTTCTTTGATTCTGGTTTTTGCACTTTTTGTTTCTGCTGCAATAGCCCAAACCGTTGGAAATGGAAAAACATCCATTGCCATTCTGGGAGGTGTTAACTTTCAAAATTTAAACGGGGAAAATTTGAGTGGTGACAAACTCGAAAACGATTTAATTATCGGCTATCACTTTGGGGTAAATGCTCAGATTCCCGTTGCGCCCGAGTTTTACTTTCAGCCAGGTTTACTGTTCTCAACAAAGGGGGCGAAAAGCACCATTAGCACTTTAACCAATACAACCAGGCTTTCTTATATTGAACTGCCTCTGAATTTTGTGTATAAAGGCCTGTTGGGCTCTGGTTATTTTATGATAGGATTAGGGCCTTATGTGGGATACGGTATAGTGGGCAAAGCTCTTTATGAAGATGGTTCTGTATCTTCTGAGTCTGATATTAAATTCAAAAAAGAGGTGGTGTCCGGCGATCCTTTAACTACAACATATATTAAACCATTTGATGCCGGGGGTAATATCTTCTTCGGATATGAAATGGCAGGCGGGTTGTTTGTGCTGCTGAATGCACAACTCGGCATGATCAATATAAAGCCCGATCATTATCTCACCCCCGATGATAGTTCAACGCTTAAAAATACAGGTTATGGAATTTCAATTGGGTACCGGTTTTAA
- a CDS encoding OmpA family protein: MNNLRMILLIFLGTALIFPSCASWSKTQKGAVIGTAAGSAAGAVIGRASGNTALGTIIGAAVGGASGAVIGRQMDKQAEEIEKTVPGAKVERVGEGIVVEFNSSILFGFDKSNLSADAKTNLDKLVVVLNSYADTDIEIQGHTDSKGSEAYNQDLSVQRARQVSYYLTDKGIRGSRLAVKGFGETLPKYENKTDSGRAQNRRVEFLITANEKMKADAEKDAQN, from the coding sequence ATGAATAATTTAAGAATGATTTTACTGATATTTTTAGGGACTGCTTTAATTTTTCCGAGCTGTGCTTCATGGAGTAAAACCCAGAAGGGGGCTGTTATTGGAACAGCAGCCGGCAGCGCAGCTGGCGCCGTTATCGGCAGGGCTTCGGGCAATACTGCCCTGGGCACCATTATTGGTGCAGCTGTGGGGGGGGCTTCGGGCGCTGTAATTGGCCGTCAAATGGACAAACAAGCTGAGGAAATTGAGAAAACTGTTCCCGGTGCAAAAGTGGAACGTGTTGGTGAAGGCATTGTTGTTGAATTTAACAGTAGTATATTATTTGGTTTCGATAAATCGAACCTTTCAGCGGACGCAAAAACAAACCTCGATAAATTAGTTGTTGTGTTGAATAGTTATGCGGACACAGATATTGAAATACAGGGACATACCGACAGCAAAGGGAGCGAAGCATACAACCAGGACTTATCTGTTCAACGGGCTCGCCAGGTTTCTTATTATTTAACAGATAAAGGGATAAGGGGAAGCCGGCTTGCTGTAAAAGGATTTGGCGAAACTTTGCCCAAATACGAGAATAAAACAGATAGTGGCCGCGCCCAAAACCGCAGGGTAGAGTTTTTGATCACTGCCAACGAAAAAATGAAAGCAGATGCGGAAAAGGATGCCCAAAATTAA
- a CDS encoding response regulator encodes MNNKNKIKLFLVDDDELFLKSLEIDFLQQADFDIETFITGELCIANLSHQPDIVILDYHLDSVDKNAMNGIETLDKIKAFNQDIPVIVLSAQDKIDVAINCMHHKAVDYVVKSETAFIRLQKIITNVLRFNKMEKELSWYMDRM; translated from the coding sequence TTGAACAATAAAAATAAGATAAAACTTTTCCTGGTGGATGACGATGAATTGTTTTTAAAATCACTGGAAATTGATTTTTTGCAACAGGCCGATTTTGACATTGAAACCTTTATCACAGGAGAACTTTGTATTGCGAATTTATCTCATCAACCTGATATAGTCATCCTGGATTATCATCTTGACAGCGTTGATAAAAACGCGATGAACGGAATTGAAACGCTGGATAAAATAAAAGCCTTTAATCAAGATATACCGGTTATAGTGTTATCTGCCCAGGATAAAATTGATGTGGCAATAAATTGTATGCATCATAAAGCTGTCGATTATGTGGTAAAAAGTGAAACCGCTTTTATCCGCCTTCAAAAAATTATTACCAACGTTTTGCGCTTCAACAAAATGGAGAAAGAGTTAAGTTGGTATATGGATCGGATGTAA
- a CDS encoding response regulator has translation MNYSSVSHLSNQFKKITGLSPSHFKRLKDKRRSPIEEIGKRTDNHIASESPDIFPIEILESEKTGDSQYARSLIEASLDPLVTISAEGKITDMNEATVNITGVTREKLTGTDFFDYFTEPQKARDVYQKVFAMGSVTDSPLTLRHIDGKLTDVLFNGSVYKDDLENVQGVVIVARDVTDQKRIEMELTEAIVFAEMATLIAEEAKLKAESATIIATDAVKAKQQFLSNMSHEIRTPMNAIIGFTKVLLKTNLSAQQKEYLQAIKLSGNALIVLINDILDLAKVEAGKMVFEQIPFKLVLSISAILHLFEPKIQEKNLKLIKEYDDRIPEVLLGDPVRLHQIIINLVSNALKFTTKGEIIVSIKLLEEDDNEASIEFAVKDTGIGIAESKLEQIFENFQQASSGTSRLYGGTGLGLSIVKNLVEPQGGSIQVYSKLNEGSTFSFVLKFQKTNAEVDFETESIEIDTDITDIKVLVVEDIILNQLLMRTLLEDFGFECDIADNGRIAIEKLQTQEYDVILMDLQMPEMNGFEATDFIRNKMKSNIPIIALTADVTTVDLAKCTVVGMNDYIAKPVDERVLYSKIIGSVKKTSAVIEPHLDVQPQEIKIKCTNLDYLNTRTKSNPILMMEMISLFLEQTPVLVSEMKQGFKDKNWSRLHTALHKMIPSFSIMGISSDFEKMAHKVQDYAKNQQQSAGISEMIQQLEGVFTQSLEELKEELITIKNAKN, from the coding sequence ATGAATTATTCAAGTGTTTCCCATTTATCCAATCAGTTTAAAAAAATTACAGGTCTTTCCCCTTCTCATTTTAAGCGGCTAAAAGACAAAAGGCGCAGCCCAATTGAAGAAATTGGAAAACGGACGGACAATCATATTGCTTCCGAATCTCCTGATATTTTTCCCATAGAAATATTGGAATCAGAAAAAACGGGAGATTCTCAGTATGCCCGAAGTTTAATTGAAGCCAGTTTAGATCCGCTGGTAACCATAAGCGCTGAAGGTAAGATAACAGACATGAATGAAGCCACCGTTAATATTACGGGGGTAACACGCGAAAAACTCACCGGAACTGATTTCTTCGATTATTTTACCGAACCACAAAAAGCCCGGGATGTTTATCAGAAAGTATTTGCAATGGGTTCTGTCACGGACTCACCCCTTACGCTGAGGCATATTGATGGTAAACTGACTGATGTATTATTTAACGGTTCGGTATATAAAGATGATCTGGAAAATGTACAAGGAGTCGTAATTGTTGCCCGCGATGTTACGGATCAAAAAAGAATTGAAATGGAACTGACAGAGGCCATCGTTTTTGCGGAAATGGCCACTTTGATTGCCGAAGAAGCGAAACTTAAAGCTGAAAGTGCAACCATTATTGCAACAGATGCCGTGAAAGCAAAGCAGCAATTTCTATCGAACATGAGCCACGAAATTCGCACCCCAATGAATGCGATTATCGGATTTACCAAAGTGTTGTTAAAAACAAATTTGTCGGCACAACAAAAAGAATATTTACAAGCCATAAAATTAAGTGGCAATGCATTAATCGTACTCATCAACGATATTCTGGACCTGGCAAAAGTTGAAGCCGGGAAAATGGTATTTGAGCAAATACCCTTCAAATTGGTTTTATCGATATCAGCTATCCTTCATTTGTTCGAGCCCAAAATTCAGGAAAAGAATTTGAAATTAATTAAGGAATACGACGATAGAATACCGGAGGTGTTGCTTGGCGACCCGGTTCGATTGCATCAAATCATTATAAACCTGGTGAGTAATGCACTAAAATTTACTACGAAGGGGGAAATTATAGTGAGTATAAAATTATTGGAAGAAGATGATAATGAAGCAAGCATTGAATTTGCCGTAAAAGATACAGGAATTGGCATCGCGGAATCTAAATTAGAACAGATTTTCGAAAATTTCCAGCAGGCATCAAGCGGCACTTCCCGATTGTACGGGGGAACAGGATTAGGTCTTTCGATTGTTAAAAATTTAGTAGAACCACAAGGCGGCAGCATTCAAGTATACAGTAAACTGAACGAAGGCTCAACTTTCAGTTTTGTGTTAAAATTTCAGAAGACAAATGCTGAAGTTGATTTTGAAACTGAATCAATAGAAATAGATACAGATATAACGGATATTAAGGTTTTGGTTGTGGAAGACATTATACTCAATCAATTACTGATGAGAACACTTTTAGAGGATTTTGGATTTGAATGTGATATTGCCGATAACGGGAGAATAGCCATTGAGAAATTACAAACACAAGAGTACGATGTTATTTTAATGGATTTGCAAATGCCCGAAATGAACGGCTTTGAGGCTACCGATTTTATTCGGAATAAAATGAAATCCAATATCCCCATTATTGCCTTAACGGCCGATGTCACTACGGTTGATCTGGCCAAATGTACGGTCGTTGGCATGAATGATTACATTGCAAAACCAGTGGATGAAAGAGTGTTGTACAGTAAAATAATTGGGTCGGTGAAAAAAACATCAGCAGTTATTGAACCTCATTTGGATGTTCAACCTCAAGAAATTAAAATCAAATGTACCAACCTCGATTATTTAAACACGCGTACCAAATCGAATCCAATTTTAATGATGGAAATGATTTCGCTTTTTTTAGAACAAACCCCAGTTTTAGTTTCGGAAATGAAACAAGGGTTTAAAGATAAAAATTGGAGCAGGTTGCATACCGCCCTCCATAAAATGATTCCCTCATTTTCCATTATGGGCATTAGCTCCGATTTCGAAAAAATGGCCCATAAAGTACAGGATTATGCCAAAAACCAGCAGCAATCAGCAGGAATATCGGAAATGATTCAACAACTCGAAGGGGTTTTTACACAGTCATTAGAAGAATTGAAAGAAGAACTCATCACCATTAAAAACGCCAAAAATTGA
- a CDS encoding winged helix-turn-helix transcriptional regulator has protein sequence MIGHEVLLCLGDRESRILPIEKVGGQYKISFESEFGFDPDDIVSTIGRVMMENSIASDYLVEVQQCETKDVVYSFEIRRYAANPDLIPCEGRPLPRDCYSLWVTLFENAGPIASLSASSLTAPEGKKANPFKPAFLIFLLLALIGFAGFFIWKKNAADQDPSLIMIGASKFDQKNRALSFENNSVELSNKEAELLYLLCTAANTPVAREVILQNVWGDEGDYVGRTLDVYISKLRKKLEADTSVKIVNIRGIGYKLVTDVPG, from the coding sequence ATGATCGGACATGAGGTTTTGTTGTGTTTGGGGGATAGGGAGTCGCGTATCCTGCCGATTGAGAAGGTCGGTGGACAATACAAGATCTCTTTTGAATCTGAGTTTGGGTTTGATCCGGATGATATCGTCTCCACCATTGGTCGGGTTATGATGGAAAACAGCATTGCTTCCGACTACCTGGTTGAAGTGCAGCAATGTGAAACGAAAGACGTGGTGTACAGCTTTGAGATTCGGCGTTATGCGGCGAATCCCGACCTGATTCCATGTGAAGGGAGACCGCTGCCCAGGGATTGTTATAGCCTTTGGGTTACTCTTTTTGAGAATGCCGGGCCTATTGCGAGTTTGTCGGCTTCGTCTTTAACCGCTCCGGAGGGTAAAAAAGCAAATCCTTTTAAACCTGCTTTTTTAATCTTTTTATTGCTTGCCCTCATTGGTTTTGCAGGTTTCTTTATCTGGAAAAAGAACGCTGCAGATCAGGACCCGAGTTTGATCATGATCGGTGCGTCTAAGTTTGATCAAAAAAACAGGGCACTATCTTTTGAAAATAATAGCGTTGAATTATCCAATAAGGAAGCTGAACTGCTTTATTTACTTTGTACCGCTGCGAATACGCCCGTAGCGCGGGAGGTTATACTCCAAAACGTATGGGGAGACGAAGGGGATTATGTGGGGAGGACTTTGGATGTTTATATTTCAAAATTACGCAAGAAGCTCGAAGCCGATACAAGTGTAAAAATCGTAAATATCCGGGGCATAGGGTATAAGCTTGTAACGGACGTGCCGGGGTGA